The sequence below is a genomic window from Acidilobus saccharovorans 345-15.
CTGAGCTCAGGAAGATTTACGGCAGGGGCGCCGTGGGCCTAAAGGTTGCAGAGACGTTAAAGGAGCTCCAGGGGCAGTACGAGTACGTTGTCGTAGACGGCGTCAGAAGCCCCGAAGAAATAACTTACCTCAGGGCGGCCGGCGACCTCTGCGTTGTGGCCGTCCACGCTGCCCCAGCCATAAGGTTTGAGAGGGAGCTGAGGAGGGCCAGGGAGGGCGCCTCAACGCTGGATGAGCTTAAGTTCAGGGACTCCAAGAACCTGGAGTATGGCATAGGTGACGTGATAGCGATGGCCGACTACATGATAATAAATGAGTCAGACGTCCAAGAGCTTGTGGGGCAGGCCAGCAGGCTTGCTAAGGTGATAAGGGATGGGCTCTGGAGAGATCGTTGCAGAGGTTGAGCTTAGGCCAACGGAGAGCGAGGAGAAAGTCATGAAGGCCCTCACCAACATCTTTGACCCTGAGAGGGTTGAGAAGGTCCAGGCCGGTGACTATGAAATAATTAGGGCGTACGCGAGCTCCCTGGCCTCGCTTCAGAAGCTTCACAGGCTCCTTAGAACCCAGGAGATCCTTGAGGCGACAAGGAGCTACATGTTAAAGGAGCTCAAAGGAGACGCTGTCACGCTGCTTTTCCACAAGCAGGCAGCCTACGAGGGGAAGGTGAGCCTCCTAACTTGGGGCGAGGAGTCGCCGCTGGGCCCCATAAAGATAACAATAAGGCACCCAAGTATAAGGGACGTCATAGACTGGCTGGCCCCCCAGACCTCAAGGGGAAGGCCGCTCTGGGAGAGGAGCATGCCGGACCCTTAGACGTTAGCCACAAACCTTGCCAGGTCCCAGGCGAGCACGGAGTTTGGGAACACGGACCTTGCCTCCTGTTCCAGCTGCAGGGCTTCATAGCCCTCATACCTGGTGCTTATGTGGGACAGTATCAGCTTCCCAACGTTGGCCTTTACGGCGTCTTCCGCAGCTCCGACGCTTGTGCTGTGACCATATTTTGATGCCTCATCCTTCATAGACGAGTCAAAGGTGGACTCGTGTATGAGTACGTTGGCCCCTGAGGCGCCCTTGACTACGCTGTCGCAGGGCGAGGTGTCCCCTGTATATGACAGCTTGAA
It includes:
- a CDS encoding AAA family ATPase, with product MLIVAVTGMPGSGKSCFARVLSEELNAKLIVMGDVVREEVKKRGLPLTVTNIESVATELRKIYGRGAVGLKVAETLKELQGQYEYVVVDGVRSPEEITYLRAAGDLCVVAVHAAPAIRFERELRRAREGASTLDELKFRDSKNLEYGIGDVIAMADYMIINESDVQELVGQASRLAKVIRDGLWRDRCRG
- a CDS encoding RNA-binding domain-containing protein, whose translation is MGSGEIVAEVELRPTESEEKVMKALTNIFDPERVEKVQAGDYEIIRAYASSLASLQKLHRLLRTQEILEATRSYMLKELKGDAVTLLFHKQAAYEGKVSLLTWGEESPLGPIKITIRHPSIRDVIDWLAPQTSRGRPLWERSMPDP